A region of Periplaneta americana isolate PAMFEO1 chromosome 16, P.americana_PAMFEO1_priV1, whole genome shotgun sequence DNA encodes the following proteins:
- the LOC138692250 gene encoding transcriptional repressor CTCFL-like isoform X3 codes for MSDDKEKKTARGSGGLSAVQIKMEGQETGETITDIQNYLETFNKEIQGGDQIVQHVTVQQVVTSEEGAEEGTYFVDQSGHYYYQASSDQQPVMTVVSGVADPSAEVADGTSEATYVAMQPQEGHVEETITSMEASDDGNTTSGESTGQMILNAGDAYQTVTIVPSDTNPGEVSYVLIVQQPDDKDDKGDDQDLTVYDFDEGEEGGIALESGDEDDKTKIIKILPKKSQTVTQAHMCNYCNYTSPKRYLLSRHMKSHSEERPHKCSVCERGFKTLASLQNHVNTHTGTKPHRCKFCDSAFTTSGELVRHVRYRHTHEKPHKCTECDYASVELSKLKRHMRCHTGERPYQCPHCTYASPDTFKLKRHLRIHTGEKPYECDICHARFTQSNSLKAHKLIHSAGDKPVFQCELCPTTCGRKTDLRIHVQKLHTSDKPLKCKRCGKSFPDRYTYKIHNKSHEGEKCFKCDLCPYASISQRHLESHMLIHTDQKPYQCDQCDQSFRQKQLLRRHQNLYHNPNYVPPPPREKTHECPECGRAFRHKGNLIRHMAVHDPESSAQEKALALKLGRQKKIQIIDGQQVEVMAGEEDDDDDEDTDGEMMAVEGQDGQQYVVLEVIQLQDGDGGEQAVAVVTGDASHTMEQAVALHTAESDEEGILAGQHITPDSHLTDDEDVMETLRNSRKLSRKDALAIRKRIETEKDMQNCFGFDDEGEEEVDDDETAKTTIQLLEAIH; via the exons TTCAGCAAGTAGTAACGTCTGAAGAAGGTGCTGAGGAAGGCACATATTTTGTTGATCAGTCTGGTCATTATTATTACCAAGCAAGCAGTGATCAGCAACCAGTCATGACTGTTGTATCTG GCGTTGCAGATCCTTCAGCTGAAGTGGCTGATGGGACATCAGAAGCAACTTATGTTGCAATGCAGCCTCAGGAAGGTCATGTGGAGGAGACAATAACATCAATGGAAGCTTCTGACGAT GGCAATACCACAAGTGGAGAGTCAACAGGTCAGATGATATTAAATGCTGGTGATGCGTATCAGACAGTTACAATCGTTCCATCTGATACAAATCCCGGGGAGGTGAGCTATGTCCTCATTGTCCAGCAGCCAGATGACAAGGATGACAAGGGAGATGACCAGGATCTCACAGTGTATGATTTTGATGAGGGTGAAGAAGGTGGCATAGCTTTG gaatctggagatgaagatgataaaacaaaaataattaagatTTTACCCAAGAAGTCTCAGACTGTAACTCAGGCTCATATGTGTAATTATTGCAATTACACTAGTCCTAAAAG GTACCTGCTGTCACGTCACATGAAGTCCCATTCAGAAGAACGGCCACACAAATGTAGTGTATGTGAAAGAGGTTTCAAAACATTGGCTTCATTACAGAACCACGTCAACACGCATACAGGAACCAAACCACATCGGTGTAAATTTTGCGACAGTGCTTTTACCACTTCAG GTGAACTGGTAAGACATGTTCGGTACAGACATACACACGAGAAACCACATAAATGTACAGAGTGTGATTACGCGAGCGTGGAATTGAGTAAATTGAAGCGTCACATGCGCTGCCACACTGGCGAGAGACCATACCAG tgtcCACACTGTACATATGCAAGTCCAGATACATTCAAGTTGAAACGTCACCTGCGTATTCACACGGGTGAAAAACCGTATGAATGTGACATCTGTCACGCACGATTCACACAATCCAATAGCCTCAAGGCGCATAAACTCATCCATAGTG CTGGCGACAAACCGGTGTTCCAGTGTGAACTCTGTCCAACAACATGTGGACGTAAGACTGACCTTCGAATACACGTACAAAAACTCCACACTTCAGACAAACCCCTGAAATGTAAGAGGTGTGGAAAGTCCTTTCCAGATAGGTACACATATAAG atccATAATAAATCGCATGAAGGGGAAAAGTGTTTCAAGTGTGACCTATGTCCTTATGCTTCCATATCCCAGAGACATTTGGAGTCTCATATGTTAATACATACAGATCAAAAACCATATCAGTGTGATCAGTGCGACCAGTCATTCCGTCAGAAGCAGCTATTACGGCGGCATCAGAATCTATATCATAATCCCAATTACGTACCACCTCCACCGAGAGAAAAAACTCACGAATGCCCTGAATGCGGAAGAGCGTTCCGTCACAAAGGAAACCTCATACGGCATATGGCAGTCCATGATCCTGAGTCATCAGCACAAGAGAAAGCTCTTGCATTGAAACTTGGGCGTCAGAAGAAGATTCAA ATAATTGATGGGCAGCAAGTAGAAGTAATGGCAGGTGAGgaggatgacgacgatgatgaagatACAGATGGCGAAATGATGGCTGTTGAAGGTCAGGATGGGCAGCAGTATGTTGTATTGGAAGTAATTCAGCTTCAg GATGGTGACGGTGGTGAACAAGCAGTAGCTGTTGTCACAGGTGATGCGTCACATACAATGGAGCAGGCTGTTGCCCTGCACACTGCTGAGAGTGATGAAGAAGGTATTTTAGCAGGCCAACATATCACACCTGATTCCC ATCTCACAGATGATGAGGATGTAATGGAAACTCTGAGAAATAGTAGAAAACTATCTAGAAAAGATGCATTAGCAATAAGAAAAAGAATAGAGACTGAAAAGGATATGCAGAATTGTTTTGGATTTGAT gatGAAGGAGAAGAGGAAGTAGATGATGATGAAACAGCTAAAACAACAATCCAGCTCCTAGAAGCCATCCACTAG